The Kaustia mangrovi genome has a segment encoding these proteins:
- a CDS encoding amidase, translated as MSRSLHELSAVALAQQYRAGTLSPVEATQAVLDRIAKCEDKVNAMYFVTADDALETAKAAEARYRAGEPLGPMDGVPITVKDIIASAGHPTPSGTSAADLDKLETDDAPPTARVKEAGCVIVGKTTMPDLGMLSSGVSSLHGTTRNPWDLSRNTGGSSSGAGAALAAGYGPLALGTDIGGSVRLPAAACGVFAHKPSLGRIPIYPPYWGRTTGPMTRTVTDSMLLMSALTKPDARDYMCLPPADDDYAGAAPMPLKGLKIGLVRNIGIGLEPTDEMLGALDGAARAMEAAGAIVEPVDPFLTRSMLDGLDLLFRSRALGDLEKRGPEKAAKVLPFIAEWAQGAKGRTAVELAEAVNQIMAMRDAAVSTTEPYDFLLLPTSPIPAYDADEPCPGSDPAKPFEHITYTAAFNQSEQPAASLNWTYTSGGLPLGIQIVGHRFDDLGVLRLMLSLEEMRPEQRPLPEL; from the coding sequence ATGAGCCGATCTTTGCATGAACTGAGCGCGGTCGCCCTCGCCCAGCAATACCGCGCGGGCACGCTGTCGCCCGTGGAGGCCACGCAGGCCGTTCTCGACCGCATCGCCAAGTGCGAGGACAAGGTCAACGCCATGTACTTCGTCACGGCCGACGACGCGCTCGAGACCGCGAAGGCCGCGGAGGCGCGCTACCGCGCCGGCGAGCCGCTCGGTCCCATGGATGGCGTGCCGATCACGGTGAAGGACATCATCGCCTCCGCCGGCCACCCGACACCGTCGGGCACCAGTGCGGCGGACCTCGACAAGCTGGAGACCGACGACGCCCCGCCGACCGCGCGGGTGAAGGAGGCCGGCTGCGTGATCGTCGGCAAGACCACCATGCCCGATCTCGGCATGCTCTCCTCCGGTGTCTCGAGCCTCCACGGCACGACGCGCAACCCCTGGGACCTCTCGCGCAATACGGGCGGGTCGAGCTCCGGCGCCGGCGCTGCGCTCGCGGCGGGCTACGGCCCGCTCGCGCTCGGCACCGATATCGGCGGCTCCGTGCGCCTTCCGGCGGCGGCCTGCGGCGTGTTCGCGCACAAGCCGAGCCTCGGGCGAATCCCGATCTATCCGCCCTATTGGGGCCGCACGACGGGCCCGATGACGCGCACCGTGACCGATTCCATGCTGCTCATGAGCGCGCTCACCAAACCGGATGCGCGCGACTATATGTGCCTGCCGCCGGCCGACGACGACTATGCGGGCGCCGCGCCCATGCCGCTCAAGGGGCTGAAGATCGGCCTCGTCCGCAATATCGGCATCGGCCTTGAGCCGACCGACGAGATGCTCGGCGCCCTCGACGGCGCGGCCCGGGCCATGGAGGCCGCCGGCGCGATCGTGGAACCGGTGGACCCGTTCCTCACCCGCAGCATGCTCGACGGTCTCGACCTCCTGTTCCGGTCGCGCGCGCTCGGCGATCTGGAAAAGCGCGGGCCGGAAAAGGCCGCCAAGGTCCTGCCCTTCATCGCGGAATGGGCGCAAGGAGCCAAGGGCCGTACCGCGGTGGAGCTCGCCGAGGCCGTCAACCAGATCATGGCCATGCGCGACGCCGCCGTGTCGACCACGGAGCCCTACGACTTCCTGCTGCTGCCGACCTCGCCGATCCCGGCCTATGACGCCGACGAGCCCTGCCCCGGAAGCGATCCCGCCAAGCCCTTCGAGCACATCACCTACACGGCGGCCTTCAACCAGTCGGAACAGCCCGCGGCCTCGCTGAACTGGACCTACACCTCCGGCGGCCTGCCGCTCGGCATCCAGATCGTCGGCCATCGCTTCGACGATCTGGGCGTCCTCCGGCTCATGCTGTCGCTCGAGGAGATGCGGCCCGAACAGCGCCCGCTGCCGGAGCTCTAG
- a CDS encoding superoxide dismutase family protein: MRYTLPSLVAAFAIALPALASAADDMAKGDLVDAKGETIGTVTLTDGPNGVILAVEATGLPAGPHGIHIHSVGTCEDASGGFKASKGHVNPGEAAHGLLNPDGPDSGDLPNLIAHEDGTATAEFFSDRIALSDVEGRANLADGDGSAVVIHEARDDQMSQPIGGAGARIACAVISAGM, encoded by the coding sequence ATGCGTTACACCCTCCCATCGCTCGTCGCTGCTTTCGCCATCGCCCTGCCCGCCCTCGCCAGCGCCGCCGACGACATGGCCAAGGGCGATCTCGTCGACGCCAAGGGCGAGACCATCGGCACGGTGACCCTTACCGACGGCCCGAACGGCGTGATCCTCGCCGTGGAGGCGACGGGGCTGCCGGCCGGCCCCCACGGCATCCATATCCACAGCGTGGGAACCTGCGAGGATGCCTCCGGAGGATTCAAGGCGTCCAAGGGCCACGTCAACCCCGGCGAGGCCGCGCACGGCCTGCTGAACCCGGACGGGCCCGATTCCGGCGACCTGCCCAATCTCATCGCCCATGAGGACGGCACCGCGACCGCGGAGTTCTTCTCCGACCGGATCGCGCTCTCCGATGTGGAAGGCCGGGCCAATCTCGCGGACGGGGACGGCTCGGCGGTCGTCATCCACGAGGCCCGGGACGACCAGATGAGCCAGCCCATCGGCGGGGCCGGCGCGCGCATCGCCTGCGCGGTGATCTCCGCCGGCATGTGA
- a CDS encoding RsmB/NOP family class I SAM-dependent RNA methyltransferase: protein MTPGGRIQAAIEVLDDIAGNRRPASEALKDWGRTHRFAGAGDRAAIGNLVFDALRHRNSLAARMGDDGARALALAAAAGMLDLTADALDAMCAVPHGPGALGEAERARLSGTPAAEAPWIAGDYPDWLQPAFERVFGDRAAEQGRALARRAPIDLRVNTLKATRDKVLRALERFGAQATPLSPLGVRIAPPGGFGRSPNVEREPGHGRGHYEVQDEGSQIVSLLAGAGPGLQVADICAGGGGKTLAMAAQMDNHGQIYAYDANMTRLRPIFERLQRAGVRNAQVLGAHETDRLEGLEGRMDLVLVDAPCSGTGAWRRRPDAKWRLTPRAVERRLAEQQAVLQEACRLVRPGGRIAYVTCSVLPEENGDRVSAFLKADPSFRLVPWTGLWAQAVGGEPPASADGSEETLLLTPADHGTDGFFLAVMEKQPET, encoded by the coding sequence ATGACTCCAGGCGGACGGATACAGGCGGCAATCGAGGTTCTGGACGATATTGCCGGGAATCGCCGGCCGGCTTCGGAGGCGCTGAAGGACTGGGGCCGCACCCATCGCTTCGCGGGCGCCGGCGACCGGGCGGCCATCGGCAATCTGGTTTTCGACGCGCTGCGCCACCGCAATTCGCTTGCCGCGCGCATGGGCGACGACGGTGCGCGTGCGCTTGCGCTCGCCGCGGCCGCCGGCATGCTCGACCTCACCGCCGACGCGCTCGACGCCATGTGCGCCGTTCCGCACGGCCCCGGGGCGCTGGGCGAGGCGGAGCGGGCGCGCCTTTCAGGAACGCCTGCGGCGGAGGCGCCGTGGATCGCGGGCGACTATCCCGACTGGCTGCAGCCGGCCTTCGAGCGCGTGTTCGGCGACCGCGCGGCGGAACAGGGGCGGGCGCTCGCCCGGCGCGCGCCCATCGACCTGCGCGTGAACACGCTCAAGGCGACACGCGACAAGGTCCTGCGCGCGCTGGAGCGCTTCGGCGCGCAGGCGACGCCCCTGTCGCCGCTCGGCGTGCGCATCGCGCCGCCCGGCGGCTTCGGCCGCAGCCCCAATGTGGAGCGTGAGCCGGGCCACGGGCGCGGCCATTACGAGGTGCAGGACGAGGGCTCGCAGATCGTGTCCCTGCTGGCCGGCGCGGGGCCGGGCCTCCAGGTTGCCGACATCTGCGCGGGCGGCGGCGGCAAGACGCTCGCCATGGCCGCGCAGATGGACAATCACGGCCAGATCTACGCCTATGACGCCAACATGACCCGGCTTCGGCCGATCTTCGAGCGGCTGCAGCGCGCCGGCGTGCGCAATGCGCAGGTGCTGGGCGCGCACGAGACGGACCGGCTGGAGGGCCTCGAAGGGCGCATGGATCTCGTCCTCGTCGACGCGCCGTGCTCGGGTACGGGGGCCTGGCGCCGCCGGCCGGACGCCAAGTGGCGCCTCACGCCGCGCGCCGTCGAGCGCCGCCTGGCGGAACAGCAGGCCGTGCTGCAGGAGGCCTGCCGGCTGGTGCGCCCCGGCGGCCGGATCGCCTATGTCACCTGTTCCGTCCTGCCGGAGGAGAATGGCGACCGGGTCTCGGCCTTCCTGAAGGCCGACCCGTCCTTCCGCCTCGTGCCGTGGACCGGGTTGTGGGCGCAGGCCGTGGGCGGCGAGCCGCCAGCCTCTGCGGATGGCAGCGAGGAGACGCTTCTCCTCACCCCGGCCGACCACGGCACGGACGGCTTCTTCCTCGCCGTCATGGAGAAGCAGCCGGAGACGTGA
- a CDS encoding TetR/AcrR family transcriptional regulator, producing MIVVINKTDRTEPPRRPRGRPREFDRGEALARARQTFWRLGYEGASIADLTAAMGITPQSLYAAFKSKAELYREALADYRKTVGAFATRALEEEDNAADAFDRLLREAAHEYCREGQPRGCMISTATLACAAENRPVATHVAGLRADAIAALEARLARGVAEGDLRADTDAAALARFVGAIIQGMSVQAQDGASEEALAAIAGIARAEIARHRA from the coding sequence GTGATCGTTGTGATAAATAAGACCGACCGGACCGAACCGCCCCGAAGGCCCCGTGGCCGGCCGCGGGAATTCGACCGCGGCGAGGCGCTCGCCCGGGCGCGCCAGACTTTCTGGCGGCTTGGCTATGAGGGCGCGTCCATTGCCGATTTGACGGCGGCGATGGGGATCACGCCGCAGAGCCTCTATGCCGCCTTCAAGTCGAAGGCGGAGCTCTATCGCGAGGCGCTTGCCGACTATCGCAAGACTGTCGGCGCCTTCGCCACGCGCGCGCTCGAGGAGGAGGACAATGCGGCGGACGCCTTCGACCGTCTCCTGCGGGAGGCCGCGCACGAATATTGCCGGGAGGGCCAGCCCCGGGGCTGCATGATCTCCACCGCGACACTCGCCTGCGCGGCTGAGAACAGGCCGGTCGCCACCCATGTCGCCGGCCTCAGGGCGGACGCCATTGCGGCCCTCGAGGCGCGTCTCGCGCGCGGCGTCGCGGAAGGCGACCTGCGCGCCGACACGGATGCCGCAGCGCTCGCGCGCTTCGTCGGCGCCATTATCCAGGGCATGTCCGTTCAGGCTCAGGACGGGGCGAGCGAGGAGGCGCTTGCCGCCATCGCCGGGATCGCCCGCGCCGAGATCGCCCGCCACAGGGCCTGA
- a CDS encoding serine hydrolase, with translation MSPASPRLAVLEAVRTGGAPILKARTVETMMADRTGPQAQTQGPGWGFGIGWAVLDDPEAAGTPQAKGTIQWGGAYGHSWFVDPARGLTVVALTDTAFEGMSGRFPVEIRDAVYGR, from the coding sequence GTGTCTCCTGCCTCGCCTCGCCTCGCCGTTCTGGAGGCTGTCCGCACTGGCGGAGCGCCTATCCTGAAGGCCCGCACGGTCGAGACCATGATGGCGGACCGGACGGGCCCGCAGGCGCAGACCCAGGGGCCCGGCTGGGGCTTCGGCATCGGTTGGGCGGTGCTCGACGACCCAGAGGCGGCTGGCACGCCGCAGGCGAAGGGCACCATCCAGTGGGGCGGGGCCTATGGGCATAGCTGGTTCGTAGATCCGGCGCGGGGGCTGACCGTCGTCGCGCTGACCGACACGGCCTTCGAGGGCATGTCGGGCCGCTTTCCGGTGGAGATCAGGGACGCGGTCTACGGCCGGTAG
- the guaA gene encoding glutamine-hydrolyzing GMP synthase, protein MTDRILIIDFGSQVTQLIARRVREQGVYSDIVPFNNAEGAIDDPSIKGIILSGGPASVTEATTPRAPDGVYEKGVPVLGICYGEQTMCAQLGGDVEASDHREFGRAFVEIRDGCALFDGVWAPGERHQVWMSHGDRVNAIPEGFRVVAVSDNAPFAAIADDERGFYGVQFHPEVMHTPDGARLIANFALKVAGCAGDWTMASFKEDAIRRIREQVGDGRVICGLSGGVDSAVTAVLIHEAIGEQLTCIFVDHGLMRLGEADEVVRLFRDAYNIPLVNVDASDLFLGELDGVSDPEAKRKTIGRLFIDVFEAEAKKIGGADFLAQGTLYPDVIESVSFAGGPSVTIKSHHNVGGLPERMNMTLVEPLRELFKDEVRALGAELGMPEHFVGRHPFPGPGLAIRIPGALSRDRLETLRKADAIYLEEIRKAGLYDAIWQAFAVLLPVQTVGVMGDARTYEHVCALRAVTSTDGMTADYYPFDHDFLGRVSTRIINEVKGINRVVYDVTSKPPGTIEWE, encoded by the coding sequence ATGACCGACCGCATCCTGATCATCGACTTCGGCTCACAGGTCACCCAGCTCATCGCGCGGCGCGTGCGCGAGCAGGGCGTCTATTCCGATATCGTGCCGTTCAACAATGCCGAGGGCGCCATCGACGATCCCTCCATCAAGGGCATAATCCTGTCCGGCGGGCCGGCGAGCGTGACGGAGGCCACGACCCCGCGCGCGCCCGATGGGGTCTATGAGAAGGGCGTGCCGGTGCTCGGCATCTGCTATGGCGAGCAGACCATGTGCGCCCAGCTCGGCGGCGATGTGGAGGCCTCCGACCATCGCGAGTTCGGGAGGGCCTTCGTGGAGATCAGGGACGGTTGCGCCCTGTTCGACGGCGTGTGGGCGCCGGGCGAGCGCCATCAGGTGTGGATGAGCCATGGCGACCGCGTCAACGCCATTCCGGAGGGCTTCCGCGTCGTGGCGGTCAGCGACAATGCGCCCTTCGCCGCCATTGCGGACGACGAGCGCGGCTTCTATGGCGTGCAGTTCCACCCGGAGGTGATGCACACGCCGGACGGGGCGCGCCTCATCGCCAATTTCGCACTCAAGGTGGCCGGCTGCGCGGGCGACTGGACCATGGCCTCCTTCAAGGAGGACGCGATCCGCCGCATTCGCGAGCAGGTCGGCGATGGACGGGTGATCTGCGGCCTGTCGGGCGGCGTCGATTCCGCGGTGACGGCGGTGCTGATCCACGAGGCGATCGGCGAACAGCTCACCTGCATCTTCGTCGATCACGGGCTCATGCGGCTCGGCGAGGCGGACGAGGTGGTGCGCCTGTTCCGCGACGCCTACAACATCCCGCTCGTCAATGTGGACGCCTCCGACCTGTTCCTCGGCGAGCTCGACGGCGTCTCAGACCCGGAGGCGAAGCGCAAGACCATCGGCCGGCTGTTCATCGACGTCTTCGAGGCGGAGGCGAAGAAGATCGGCGGCGCCGACTTCCTGGCCCAGGGCACGCTCTACCCGGATGTCATCGAGAGTGTGTCCTTCGCCGGGGGCCCGTCGGTCACCATCAAGTCGCACCACAATGTGGGCGGGCTGCCGGAGCGGATGAACATGACGCTGGTGGAGCCCCTGCGCGAGCTTTTCAAGGACGAGGTGAGGGCGCTCGGGGCCGAGCTCGGCATGCCGGAGCATTTCGTTGGCCGCCATCCCTTCCCCGGCCCGGGGCTCGCCATCCGCATTCCCGGCGCGCTCAGCCGCGACCGGCTCGAGACGCTGCGCAAGGCCGATGCGATCTATCTGGAGGAGATCCGCAAGGCCGGCCTCTACGACGCCATCTGGCAGGCCTTCGCCGTGCTGCTCCCCGTCCAGACCGTCGGCGTGATGGGCGATGCGCGCACCTACGAGCATGTCTGCGCCCTGCGCGCGGTGACCTCAACCGACGGCATGACGGCGGACTACTACCCCTTCGACCACGATTTCCTCGGCCGCGTCTCCACCCGCATCATCAACGAGGTGAAGGGCATCAACCGCGTCGTCTACGACGTGACGTCGAAACCGCCGGGAACCATCGAGTGGGAGTGA
- a CDS encoding LysR family transcriptional regulator — protein sequence MDVGELRVFEAVARLGSMNRAAQELHTVQSNVTARIRSLEDELGVGLFVRHARGVSITPAGQRLLPFAGRLAKLLADARSATRDDGRPGGVLLLGSLETTAGLRLSPVLTDFARTYPEVRLVLKTGTTRSLLDDVVECRLDAALVAGPVAHPELHCDPVFEEDLVLATCRTIRTLDDLRAVEDLRTIVFQAGCSYRQRLEAFLAELGLVTAEPLEFGSLEAITSCVAAGIGVTLLPKGLVAKAWQDGLIAVHELPDGMARAETLFVRREDAYLTSAATAFLDMIRSPQAGPL from the coding sequence ATGGATGTCGGCGAACTCAGGGTGTTCGAGGCGGTCGCAAGACTCGGGAGCATGAACCGGGCCGCGCAAGAGCTGCACACCGTCCAGTCCAACGTGACAGCGCGGATCCGGTCGCTGGAGGACGAGCTCGGCGTCGGCCTCTTCGTGCGGCATGCGCGCGGGGTCTCGATCACCCCCGCCGGACAGCGGCTGCTGCCATTCGCGGGACGGCTGGCGAAGCTTCTTGCGGATGCGCGGTCGGCGACGCGGGACGACGGACGTCCCGGCGGCGTTCTGCTGCTCGGAAGTCTCGAGACGACGGCAGGGCTGAGACTCTCCCCCGTGCTCACCGACTTTGCGCGCACATATCCCGAGGTGCGGCTGGTCCTGAAGACCGGCACCACGCGCTCGTTGCTCGACGACGTCGTCGAGTGCCGGCTGGATGCCGCGCTGGTTGCCGGCCCCGTCGCTCATCCGGAGCTGCACTGCGATCCGGTGTTCGAGGAAGACCTGGTGCTCGCGACCTGCCGCACCATTCGGACGCTCGACGATCTGAGGGCCGTCGAGGACCTCCGGACGATCGTGTTCCAGGCCGGCTGTTCCTATCGCCAACGCCTGGAAGCCTTTCTCGCCGAACTGGGTCTCGTGACGGCCGAGCCGCTGGAATTCGGCTCGCTGGAGGCCATTACGAGCTGCGTTGCCGCGGGGATCGGCGTCACGCTTCTGCCGAAGGGGCTCGTTGCGAAAGCCTGGCAGGACGGACTGATTGCGGTCCACGAGCTGCCCGACGGCATGGCCCGTGCTGAGACGCTCTTCGTCAGACGGGAAGACGCCTACCTGACCAGCGCGGCGACCGCATTCCTCGACATGATCCGGTCGCCGCAGGCCGGACCGCTCTGA
- a CDS encoding YbfB/YjiJ family MFS transporter — MCAFCASLIGIGLARFAYTPLLPAVIGAHWFEPSAAAYLGAANLAGYLAGALLGRAISSRLSLHVTLRLMMLVAMAAFFACAWPVGFLWFFVWRFAAGAAGGTLMVLAAPAVLPHVPPARRGLAGGVIFMGVGVGVVASGTVVPLLLREGLQQTWIGLGAICLLLTVIAWGGWPQDAPASQPASPHAHAPRQGRLRALYVEYALNAGGWVPHMIFLVDFVARGLHQGIAAGSEYWVLFGLGATFGPVLAGHLADRAGFGAALRLAFLIEAAAVSIPALGLGPAWLIASSVIVGAFVTGTVPLVLGRIGELLPHHPAQQKAAWSVATVCFALCQASAAYGFSFLFGWSGGNYALLFVLGTAAMIAALAIDLIAGVLSRRVPAEAV; from the coding sequence ATGTGCGCCTTCTGCGCGAGCCTGATCGGCATCGGGCTGGCCCGCTTTGCCTATACACCGCTGCTGCCGGCGGTCATCGGCGCGCACTGGTTCGAACCGTCGGCGGCGGCCTATCTGGGGGCGGCCAATCTCGCCGGCTATCTGGCGGGCGCGTTGCTCGGGCGGGCAATCTCCAGCCGCCTGTCCCTGCATGTGACGCTGAGGCTGATGATGCTCGTGGCGATGGCGGCCTTCTTCGCCTGTGCCTGGCCGGTCGGCTTCCTCTGGTTCTTCGTATGGCGGTTCGCCGCCGGCGCCGCGGGCGGCACGCTGATGGTGCTCGCCGCGCCAGCCGTCCTGCCGCATGTTCCGCCTGCGCGGCGCGGTCTCGCGGGCGGCGTGATCTTCATGGGCGTCGGTGTCGGTGTGGTCGCCTCCGGCACGGTTGTTCCGTTGCTCCTGCGCGAAGGCCTCCAGCAGACCTGGATCGGGCTCGGCGCGATCTGCCTGCTGCTGACCGTCATCGCCTGGGGCGGCTGGCCGCAAGACGCGCCCGCCAGCCAGCCGGCCTCGCCCCATGCGCATGCACCCAGGCAGGGGCGGCTTCGCGCCCTTTATGTGGAATATGCGCTCAATGCCGGCGGCTGGGTGCCGCACATGATATTCCTCGTCGACTTCGTGGCGCGCGGTCTGCATCAGGGGATCGCGGCGGGGTCCGAATACTGGGTTCTCTTCGGGCTGGGGGCGACATTCGGGCCGGTTCTGGCGGGCCATCTGGCGGATCGCGCCGGGTTCGGCGCCGCGCTTCGCCTCGCGTTCCTGATCGAGGCGGCGGCGGTCTCGATCCCCGCGCTCGGGCTTGGCCCGGCCTGGCTGATCGCCTCCAGCGTCATCGTCGGCGCCTTCGTGACCGGGACGGTGCCGCTCGTGCTGGGACGCATCGGAGAACTCCTGCCGCATCATCCCGCGCAACAAAAGGCCGCCTGGAGCGTGGCGACGGTCTGCTTCGCCCTCTGTCAGGCGTCGGCGGCGTATGGTTTCTCGTTCCTGTTCGGCTGGAGCGGCGGAAATTACGCGCTGCTTTTCGTGCTCGGCACGGCGGCCATGATTGCGGCTCTCGCAATCGATCTGATCGCAGGCGTCCTGTCGCGGCGGGTTCCGGCGGAGGCAGTATGA